Proteins from one Rhinolophus ferrumequinum isolate MPI-CBG mRhiFer1 chromosome 15 unlocalized genomic scaffold, mRhiFer1_v1.p scaffold_54_arrow_ctg1_1, whole genome shotgun sequence genomic window:
- the LOC117019689 gene encoding 40S ribosomal protein S24-like — protein MNDTVTIRTRKFMTNRLLQRKQMVIDVLHPGKATVPKTEIREKLAKMYKTTPDVIFVFGFRTHFGGGKTTGFGMIYDSLDYAKKNEPKHRFARHGLYEKKKTSRKQRKERKNRMKKVRGTAKANVGAGKK, from the coding sequence ATGAATGACACAGTAACTATTCGGACCAGGAAGTTCATGACCAATAGACTACTTCAACGGAAACAGATGGTCATCGACGTCCTTCACCCTGGGAAGGCAACAGTACCTAAGACAGAAATTCGGGAAAAACTAGCCAAAATGTACAAGACCACACCAGATGTCATCTTTGTATTTGGATTCAGAACCCATTTCGGTGGTGGCAAGACAACTGGCTTTGGCATGATTTATGATTCCTTGGATTACGCAAAGAAAAATGAGCCCAAACATAGATTTGCAAGACATGGCCtgtatgagaagaaaaagacctcAAGAAAACAGCGAAAGGAACgcaagaacagaatgaagaaagttAGGGGGACTGCAAAGGCCAATGTTGGTGCTGGCAAAAAGTGA